One Mercurialis annua linkage group LG3, ddMerAnnu1.2, whole genome shotgun sequence DNA window includes the following coding sequences:
- the LOC126674833 gene encoding serine/threonine-protein kinase CST20 isoform X1, with protein MMTRYERVTTDCVPSSNGKKHSHLENGTFETKFKSRFEDHHHHSNHHNDPSCSPSHSDQRNDASPSRSSRSGGGGGGAVNSDVFFQWGQKKRARVSRSEIRGLADESSSSAQAKQVIKVPRRGESKLSTPPMAPPPPPPPPPPSNGVSRGGNFRKESSSSLPHRVLEKRSGSGNVSPSRNGGGSSSRVVSRSTSAKRSHPSPEKIDRKVPNSKPPKHEKPNGSIPDADHANNTDSTPAQSEQAVALSTFNSNTASIAAPAGGGGGGGEKWPRIYVSLSKKEKEDDFFAMKGTKLPQRPKKRAKNVDKTLQYCFPGMWLSDLTKSRYEVREKKCVKKQPKRRGLKGMEGLESDSE; from the exons ATGATGACAAG ATATGAGAGAGTAACTACAGATTGTGTTCCATCAAGCAATGGTAAGAAACACAGCCACCTTGAAAATGGTACTTTTGAAACTAAATTCAAATCAAGATTTGAAGATCACCATCACCATAGCAACCACCACAATGATCCAAGTTGCAGCCCTTCTCATTCTGATCAAAGAAACGACGCCAGTCCTAGTCGGAGCAGTCGCAGCggcggtggcggtggtggtgCTGTGAATAGTGATGTGTTCTTCCAATGGGGTCAAAAGAAGAGAGCTAGGGTTTCAAGATCAGAAATTCGTGGTCTTGCTGATGAATCATCTTCTTCAGCTCAAGCCAAGCAAGTTATTAAGGTACCCAGAAGAGGTGAGAGTAAGCTCTCCACTCCTCCAATGGCTCctccaccaccgccgccaccgccGCCGCCGTCCAATGGTGTTAGTAGAGGTGGTAATTTTAGAAAAGAAAGCTCTTCTTCTCTTCCTCACAG GGTTTTAGAGAAGCGATCTGGTTCCGGAAATGTGTCCCCGTCGAGAAATGGCGGTGGTAGTAGTAGCAGAGTTGTTTCTAGATCTACTTCAGCAAAGAGATCTCATCCTTCTCCTGAAAAAATTGATAGGAAGGTACCGAATTCGAAACCTCCCAAACACGAAAAGCCGAATGGATCCATACCCGATGCAGATCACGCCAATAATACTGATTCTACACCAGCACAATCAGAACAAGCAGTTGCGTTGAGTACTTTTAATAGCAACACAGCGTCGATAGCAGCTCCTgccggaggaggaggaggaggaggagaaaAATGGCCGAGAATTTATGTTTCTTTGTcgaaaaaagagaaagaagacgATTTCTTTGCAATGAAAGGCACGAAATTGCCGCAAAGACCCAAGAAAAGGGCGAAGAACGTTGACAAAACACTTCAG TATTGTTTCCCAGGGATGTGGCTATCTGACTTGACAAAGAGTAGGTATGAGGTTAGAGAGAAGAAATGTGTGAAGAAG CAGCCGAAGCGAAGGGGATTGAAAGGAATGGAAGGCCTGGAGAGCGATTCAGAGTAA
- the LOC126674833 gene encoding uncharacterized protein LOC126674833 isoform X2 codes for MMTRYERVTTDCVPSSNGKKHSHLENGTFETKFKSRFEDHHHHSNHHNDPSCSPSHSDQRNDASPSRSSRSGGGGGGAVNSDVFFQWGQKKRARVSRSEIRGLADESSSSAQAKQVIKVPRRGESKLSTPPMAPPPPPPPPPPSNGVSRGGNFRKESSSSLPHRVLEKRSGSGNVSPSRNGGGSSSRVVSRSTSAKRSHPSPEKIDRKVPNSKPPKHEKPNGSIPDADHANNTDSTPAQSEQAVALSTFNSNTASIAAPAGGGGGGGEKWPRIYVSLSKKEKEDDFFAMKGTKLPQRPKKRAKNVDKTLQYCFPGMWLSDLTKSRYEVREKKCVKKPKRRGLKGMEGLESDSE; via the exons ATGATGACAAG ATATGAGAGAGTAACTACAGATTGTGTTCCATCAAGCAATGGTAAGAAACACAGCCACCTTGAAAATGGTACTTTTGAAACTAAATTCAAATCAAGATTTGAAGATCACCATCACCATAGCAACCACCACAATGATCCAAGTTGCAGCCCTTCTCATTCTGATCAAAGAAACGACGCCAGTCCTAGTCGGAGCAGTCGCAGCggcggtggcggtggtggtgCTGTGAATAGTGATGTGTTCTTCCAATGGGGTCAAAAGAAGAGAGCTAGGGTTTCAAGATCAGAAATTCGTGGTCTTGCTGATGAATCATCTTCTTCAGCTCAAGCCAAGCAAGTTATTAAGGTACCCAGAAGAGGTGAGAGTAAGCTCTCCACTCCTCCAATGGCTCctccaccaccgccgccaccgccGCCGCCGTCCAATGGTGTTAGTAGAGGTGGTAATTTTAGAAAAGAAAGCTCTTCTTCTCTTCCTCACAG GGTTTTAGAGAAGCGATCTGGTTCCGGAAATGTGTCCCCGTCGAGAAATGGCGGTGGTAGTAGTAGCAGAGTTGTTTCTAGATCTACTTCAGCAAAGAGATCTCATCCTTCTCCTGAAAAAATTGATAGGAAGGTACCGAATTCGAAACCTCCCAAACACGAAAAGCCGAATGGATCCATACCCGATGCAGATCACGCCAATAATACTGATTCTACACCAGCACAATCAGAACAAGCAGTTGCGTTGAGTACTTTTAATAGCAACACAGCGTCGATAGCAGCTCCTgccggaggaggaggaggaggaggagaaaAATGGCCGAGAATTTATGTTTCTTTGTcgaaaaaagagaaagaagacgATTTCTTTGCAATGAAAGGCACGAAATTGCCGCAAAGACCCAAGAAAAGGGCGAAGAACGTTGACAAAACACTTCAG TATTGTTTCCCAGGGATGTGGCTATCTGACTTGACAAAGAGTAGGTATGAGGTTAGAGAGAAGAAATGTGTGAAGAAG CCGAAGCGAAGGGGATTGAAAGGAATGGAAGGCCTGGAGAGCGATTCAGAGTAA